The window tggatcactccattcatttcaataggggtggtagaggactggatcactccattcatttcaataggggtggtagaggactggatcactccattcatttcaatagggacttGGTCAGGACCCCAAAAAATCATACAGAATTATACACAATGTCGGTTTACAGAGGGATGGATTATACAAGATTTATTCCACTTATCATAACAATTCTGAAATTCTCACTCGTATAAAGAACACCAATAATGAAAATaacactttaacaaaacaaaacaaaaaaaacatgaacataaaattgtatttgttgtggtttattattattattattattattattattattattattattattagtagtagtagtagtagtagtagaagtaGTATTATACTAAAAGGGGGTTAAATTATTAGTCATGTTAATAACatcttatttacaataaaataatatatatattggaagCAGAAGACAATAGCATTGCAAACGGAACCGGAATTGGAATTACGGAACGCAATGCCGATTCCAATTCTAATTCTAATCGCCTGCCAGCACCCTGCATGTACAGATTCAAGATTCAATAAACCTGCAGACTTTGATCtgaaataaaacactggacaGCGTTAGCTTTAACTGTAACATCCCGAGGAGGGATCTGTCGCTTGCCCCCCCGATTCTTATCATAGGCACCGCGTGATTAAGGATGAATTATGAGTTACACCTCTCACAGGAAACACACcagcgagggggggggggaggggcagggggGGAGTTGTCCCAGGTTTCGGGCTGCTGTCTCCAGCCTCAGTCTCGGGGCGGCTCCCCTCTCAGCTGCAGTGTGACGATGCTCTCAGCGTGCTGCAGGTACTGCACCACCCTCTTCTTCACTGCCTCCCTGCGCTCTGCAACCGGGTCtcctggggagagagagaggctggctgAGTCACGCAATCGTGCGAGGGGtcgatcggggggggggggggggggggtctgattcCCCGTTCACAgcgaattcagaaacagctgcttgggtttgtgacgaTAGcagcgaccctgagcaagtcacttcacctccttgtgctccgtctttcgggtgagacgtagttgtaagtgactctgcagctgatgcatagttcacacacccgagtctctgtaagtcgccatggataagggcagcagtgtggagtagtggttaggactcttgaccggagggtcgtgggttcaatcccaggtgggggggacactgctgctgtacccttgagcaaggtactttacctagattgctccagtaaaaacccaactgtataaatggggaattgtatgtaaaaataatgtgatatcttgtaacaattgtaagtcacccttgataagggcgtctgctaagaaataaataataataataataataataataataataatggcgcGATGGCTTGGCGGGGCTCTGTTCTCGTCCCTCACCTTGCGCCCCCTCCAGCAGCATTGCCACCCCAGTCTGGTAGCAGTGGAAAGCACAGCTATAGtccccctctgcctctctctccagCGCTGCGCTGATCTCCTCCGCAGCTCGCTTCAGGTACTCTGGCAGCTCTGGCCCCGCCCCCGAGGTTCCGGCCCCGCCCCCTGCGCCTTCCAGGAGCCGCAGGCTATTGGCTGACTCGGCCACGCCCCCCTCCAGCCCATTGGCAGGGGCTTCTGGACCAgcggcttgaaaaaaaaaaaaaggttgagattttttttatttctagggTCCTTGTACAAAATAATTTGGGGACCCcttgttaataattattattattattattattattattattattattattaccttgtTTCTTGGCGCAGGGGTCGAACAGGGCAAGTTCGCTTTCAGAAAGCCGGCACCGAGGGGGCGGGGCCTCTGCAGCTCCTTGCCCCTCCCCTTCAGAGTCGAACAGCAAATCAAATTCCTCCTGGGATTTCAAATGGACGACGCCCACTTCTGGTGGGGGGGTGCTTTCACCtgcaaaaagagagagagagacacagagaaagagagacagagagagagaaagagagagagggagagagagagagggagagaaagagagagagggagagagagagagagacagagagaggagagagagaatatatttactgtatattaatcaAATCAACTGTGAAATCACAAAACAACAGAATGAACAAACAGGGCTGCGCTACCGTGACAACGCTCGGTCGCCGCCGGCGATGGAACGTCCTCGGGTTCCGTGTAGGCCTCGGCCGCCTCCTCCCAGTTTCCTGAGGGCGACCCCGGGATCTCCCCCTCTGTCTGGGGCTCTGCCTGCTCCACCTCCCCTGCCTCTCCGGAGCTCAGAGGCAGGGGGATGAGAGGAGGGGGCAGGGAGGCGGAGGACTCGGAGACAGGAGGCAGGTCCAGGGGCTGTCGGACTTCACCTCCCTGTGCAAAAGACATAAAGGAAATAAACTGTCAAATTGTCAAAaaacagagggaggctgttcaaaaagcataagagcctccctttctctttctctgctccaccagcacagagcagagggaagctgttcagagagtacaagagcctccctttctctttctctgctccaccagcacagagggaggctgttcagagagtataagagcctccctttctctttctctgctccgccagcacagagggaggctgttcagaaagtataagagcctccctttctctttctctgctccgccagcacagagggaggctgttcagaaagtataagagcctccctttctctttctctgctccgccagcacagagggaggctgttcagaaagtataagagcctccctttctctttctctgctccaccagcacagagggaggctgatcagagagtataagagcctccctttctgttTCTCTTGCTCTACTCTGCcagcagagcagagggaggctgttcagagagtataagagcctccgtttctctttctctgctccaccagcacagagcagagggaggctgttcagagagtataagagcctctctttctctttctctgctccaccagcacagagggaggctgttcagagagtataagagcctctctttctctttctctgctccaccagcacagagcagagggaggctgttcagagagtataagcaCTACCCCCTCTGTATTAAGACCTACCCTGAAAAAGTCCTTGAGCTGGGGGCTGTTATAAAGAGCTGGGATATTGACTGTGAATCTCAGCATGGCTTCTGCAGCTTTCCTCCTCTCTTCAATCACAGACGCCTCAAATcgccctgcaaaaaaaaaaaaaaacactagatctCCTGatctgcccctcctgctctgctctggactcgtctgacctcagcaccacgttactggatcctcagctgatgcgctatccttgcactatcgcactgctaacatgtcactgtggATACAACTCACTGTGATCCTAAcctgttgcatcctagttcatattgtattctagtagtgttattattatacatagcatcctagttcatattgtattctagtagtgttattattatacatagcatcctagttcatat of the Acipenser ruthenus chromosome 43, fAciRut3.2 maternal haplotype, whole genome shotgun sequence genome contains:
- the LOC117967793 gene encoding sorting nexin-15-like, translated to MSRKLKEDYHRFYTVTDHRTHEKGFTEYKVCARFVSKRNPEDVKEVVVWRRFTDLKKLHSELSYTHRNLFRRLEEFPDFPRAQVFGRFEASVIEERRKAAEAMLRFTVNIPALYNSPQLKDFFRGGEVRQPLDLPPVSESSASLPPPLIPLPLSSGEAGEVEQAEPQTEGEIPGSPSGNWEEAAEAYTEPEDVPSPAATERCHGESTPPPEVGVVHLKSQEEFDLLFDSEGEGQGAAEAPPPRCRLSESELALFDPCAKKQAAGPEAPANGLEGGVAESANSLRLLEGAGGGAGTSGAGPELPEYLKRAAEEISAALEREAEGDYSCAFHCYQTGVAMLLEGAQGDPVAERREAVKKRVVQYLQHAESIVTLQLRGEPPRD